The following proteins are encoded in a genomic region of uncultured Methanobrevibacter sp.:
- a CDS encoding GNAT family N-acetyltransferase: protein MIKIRPENENDYDDVEILVRNSFWNVYRPGAYEHYIVHNLRSDDSFIEDLAYVMEIDGEIVGHINYSWGFMEYENESMPAAVLGPLSVDENHQNQGLGSKLIRYTLNLAERENIPFVFVIGDENYYHRFGFESASKYEIFLDGTDSDDECPFFMIKVFDENKLKNKGIFHNPDVFNLNQCDVDEFDKNFEFKEKLVLESQLGEL, encoded by the coding sequence ATGATTAAAATAAGACCTGAAAATGAAAATGATTATGATGATGTGGAAATACTGGTTAGAAACTCTTTCTGGAATGTATATCGTCCGGGAGCTTATGAACATTATATTGTCCATAATCTAAGAAGTGATGATAGTTTTATAGAAGATTTAGCATATGTTATGGAAATTGATGGCGAAATTGTGGGTCATATCAATTATTCATGGGGTTTCATGGAATACGAAAATGAAAGTATGCCTGCAGCAGTGTTGGGTCCTCTTTCAGTTGATGAAAATCATCAAAACCAGGGTTTAGGTTCAAAATTAATCAGATACACATTAAATCTTGCTGAAAGAGAAAATATTCCCTTTGTTTTTGTAATAGGCGATGAAAATTATTATCATAGATTCGGTTTTGAAAGTGCCTCGAAATATGAAATCTTTCTTGATGGGACTGACAGCGATGATGAATGTCCTTTTTTTATGATTAAAGTCTTTGATGAGAACAAATTAAAAAATAAGGGAATATTCCATAATCCTGATGTTTTTAACTTGAATCAATGTGATGTTGATGAATTTGATAAAAATTTTGAATTTAAAGAGAAATTAGTTCTTGAATCTCAATTGGGGGAATTATAG
- a CDS encoding flavodoxin family protein → MKYVIINGSPRKKNTCAVIKQIKSNLEGEFEEINLQKEKIPLCLGCYNCIVKGEEYCPHADKIAPIVEKINECDGIILGSPVYAMNVTALLKNFFDHTAYFFHRPQFFTKKAIVVVTTAGAGHKKVAKYIDETLRHWGVNKVYKIAMACGGKETLETEEIDKVSKKFSNDVTSNKIYSPKFGDILFFDVWKVMAKSDNPIKADAEYWNETGLINEDFSPDVKLNFIKKGFSKLMFFILKRAIK, encoded by the coding sequence ATGAAATATGTAATAATCAATGGGTCACCTAGAAAGAAAAATACCTGTGCCGTAATTAAACAAATCAAATCCAATCTTGAAGGGGAGTTTGAAGAAATTAACTTACAAAAGGAAAAGATTCCATTATGTCTGGGATGTTATAACTGCATAGTTAAAGGAGAGGAGTACTGTCCTCATGCTGATAAAATTGCTCCTATAGTTGAAAAGATAAATGAATGTGACGGAATAATTTTAGGTTCACCGGTCTATGCAATGAATGTAACAGCACTTCTCAAAAACTTCTTTGACCATACTGCCTATTTTTTCCACAGACCTCAATTTTTTACAAAAAAGGCAATAGTGGTCGTTACCACTGCCGGTGCAGGCCATAAAAAGGTAGCAAAATATATTGATGAGACATTAAGGCATTGGGGTGTAAATAAGGTGTATAAAATTGCAATGGCCTGTGGCGGAAAGGAAACTCTGGAGACAGAAGAGATAGATAAAGTCTCTAAAAAGTTTTCTAATGATGTAACATCAAATAAGATTTATTCTCCCAAATTTGGAGATATATTGTTTTTTGATGTGTGGAAGGTTATGGCAAAATCAGACAATCCTATCAAGGCGGATGCGGAATATTGGAATGAAACAGGTTTGATAAATGAGGATTTTTCACCTGACGTTAAATTGAATTTCATAAAAAAAGGATTTTCAAAACTAATGTTTTTTATATTGAAAAGAGCAATAAAATGA
- a CDS encoding putative zinc-binding protein, whose amino-acid sequence MAEKIALAPCNGMSANGLVSRVAVGDCKKENDNAISICMGSTSADIEGKNNEMLKKYPIVAVNGCPNGCVNKILKNKGIDVGYTIAVDEILKDYDVSAKDPFRLDTEAEECVKIIKEELNKTIENLM is encoded by the coding sequence ATGGCTGAAAAAATTGCTTTAGCACCTTGCAACGGCATGAGCGCAAACGGACTTGTATCCCGCGTAGCGGTTGGTGACTGCAAAAAAGAAAATGATAATGCAATATCAATATGTATGGGCTCGACATCAGCGGATATCGAAGGTAAAAACAATGAAATGCTTAAAAAGTATCCTATTGTTGCCGTAAACGGATGTCCCAACGGATGTGTGAATAAGATTTTAAAAAATAAGGGAATTGATGTGGGCTACACAATTGCTGTTGATGAAATTTTAAAAGACTATGATGTATCTGCAAAAGATCCTTTCAGATTAGACACAGAAGCCGAAGAATGTGTAAAAATAATCAAGGAAGAATTAAATAAAACGATTGAAAATTTAATGTGA
- a CDS encoding nitroreductase family protein translates to MYFTLPKDHTQWSIYDLGGFGMSLMLAATDLGVDSIPAYELVKYPYILRDNLPIPEDEDIIMGIALGYESDEHINTYESPRLDLDEILKIN, encoded by the coding sequence GTGTATTTTACTCTTCCAAAAGACCACACTCAATGGTCAATATATGACTTAGGTGGTTTTGGAATGAGTTTAATGCTGGCAGCAACTGATTTAGGTGTAGATTCAATCCCTGCATATGAACTTGTAAAATATCCATATATTTTAAGGGATAATCTCCCAATTCCTGAAGATGAAGATATTATTATGGGTATTGCTTTAGGATATGAGTCTGACGAACACATCAACACCTACGAATCCCCTAGATTGGATTTAGATGAAATTTTAAAAATAAATTAA
- a CDS encoding M15 family metallopeptidase encodes MKRKLLITFLMVILAFCFLTAGFSQNSDENLKFSNDSSDFVVVNDVVPDVIIEIRYYSTYNFVGDRIDGYEQPTALLTKEAADALKQVSDELKSKGYRLKIYDAYRPQMAVNHFEKWAKDTGDVRMKDYFYPELDKSVLFDQGYILNHSGHSRGSTVDLTLFDEKTGKELDMGGTFDYFGQRSHPDYKNITDEQYNNRMILRQAMMNHGFEPLDEEWWHFTLKNEPYPDTYFTFPVSEDSVSR; translated from the coding sequence ATGAAGCGTAAACTTTTGATAACCTTTTTAATGGTGATATTGGCATTCTGTTTTTTAACTGCCGGTTTCAGTCAGAATTCTGATGAAAATTTAAAGTTTTCAAATGATTCATCTGATTTTGTGGTGGTTAATGATGTTGTACCTGATGTTATTATTGAAATAAGATATTACTCAACTTATAATTTCGTCGGTGACCGTATCGATGGATATGAACAGCCTACTGCACTTTTAACCAAAGAGGCTGCAGATGCTCTTAAGCAGGTCAGTGATGAGCTGAAATCTAAAGGCTATCGCTTAAAAATATATGATGCATACCGCCCGCAAATGGCCGTCAATCATTTTGAAAAATGGGCTAAAGACACTGGGGATGTTCGCATGAAAGATTATTTCTATCCTGAACTTGATAAGTCAGTATTGTTTGATCAGGGATATATCTTAAATCATTCAGGACACAGCAGAGGAAGTACTGTTGATTTAACTCTCTTTGATGAAAAGACAGGAAAGGAACTTGATATGGGAGGCACTTTTGATTATTTCGGTCAGCGCAGTCATCCTGATTACAAGAATATCACTGATGAGCAGTATAATAATCGTATGATACTTCGTCAGGCAATGATGAATCATGGTTTTGAACCTTTAGATGAGGAATGGTGGCATTTTACACTTAAAAACGAACCTTATCCGGATACATATTTCACTTTTCCGGTTAGCGAAGATTCTGTTTCAAGATAG
- a CDS encoding phenylalanine--tRNA ligase subunit alpha, which translates to MSEDIKKTISELHIYEKKLLKELGDNPGITPQRIALNTDMDIKSVMSAAGSLASKDIIEMRKDVEKIYSLTKDGEKYAKQGLPERKILNALAVKKQIAMKDLADEAGIDKKETGIALGWLRQKNWAQIDKGVLNITDIGKEFADKASVDEEVLEYLKANADGVKLFADDLKEGFKKLTGRKNILNIKKETSHSFKLLPKGEAILKEGFTIKEQATQLTHQQLKEGEWKSLEYRPYDINAEAPVVFAGKKHPLRVIIDEIRDIFLDMGFLEDNGEYVESAFWNFDSLFQPQDHAAREMQDTFYLKNPLTCDLPDDDLVKLTAETHETGADTGSIGWQYKWSEDIARQSVLRTHTTGISTKHLFEHEPPIKMFSVGRVFRRETFDYKHLPEFHQVEGLVCGEGISYQNLLGILKEFYKKLGFEVRFRPAYFPYTYLSTESEIYLEEKGSWIELGGAGMFRPEVLKPLGINQPALAFGMGIERLAMIRYDVEDIRMLYKSDIKWLRELPVSRGVEL; encoded by the coding sequence ATGAGTGAGGATATTAAAAAAACCATTAGTGAATTGCATATTTATGAAAAGAAACTTTTAAAAGAATTAGGAGATAATCCGGGCATTACTCCACAGCGCATTGCTTTAAATACTGATATGGACATCAAATCAGTCATGAGTGCGGCAGGTTCTCTTGCATCCAAGGACATTATAGAAATGCGCAAGGATGTTGAAAAAATTTATTCCCTGACAAAAGACGGGGAAAAATATGCTAAACAGGGTCTTCCTGAACGTAAAATATTAAACGCTCTTGCTGTTAAAAAACAAATCGCAATGAAAGATTTGGCTGATGAAGCAGGCATTGATAAAAAAGAAACAGGAATTGCTCTTGGATGGCTTCGCCAGAAAAACTGGGCTCAGATTGACAAAGGAGTACTCAACATTACCGATATAGGTAAGGAATTTGCAGACAAAGCAAGTGTTGATGAAGAGGTACTGGAGTACCTTAAGGCAAATGCTGATGGAGTTAAACTTTTTGCTGATGATTTAAAAGAAGGTTTTAAAAAATTAACCGGTAGGAAAAATATATTAAATATTAAAAAAGAGACCTCACACTCTTTTAAACTCCTTCCTAAAGGTGAAGCTATTTTAAAAGAAGGCTTTACAATCAAAGAACAGGCTACTCAATTAACACACCAGCAGTTAAAAGAAGGTGAATGGAAAAGCCTGGAATACCGTCCTTATGATATCAATGCTGAAGCTCCTGTTGTTTTTGCAGGTAAAAAACACCCGTTAAGAGTAATCATTGATGAGATAAGAGATATCTTTTTGGATATGGGGTTTCTGGAAGACAACGGGGAATATGTTGAATCTGCATTCTGGAACTTTGATTCACTTTTCCAGCCACAGGACCATGCTGCCCGTGAGATGCAGGATACATTCTACCTTAAAAATCCTTTAACATGTGATTTGCCTGATGATGATCTGGTTAAATTAACAGCTGAAACTCATGAAACCGGTGCAGATACCGGTTCTATCGGATGGCAATATAAATGGAGTGAAGACATTGCACGCCAAAGCGTTTTAAGAACACACACTACTGGAATTTCCACAAAACACTTATTTGAACATGAACCTCCAATCAAAATGTTTTCCGTTGGAAGAGTATTCAGAAGAGAAACTTTCGACTACAAACACTTGCCGGAATTCCATCAGGTTGAAGGACTTGTCTGCGGTGAAGGAATAAGCTATCAGAATCTTTTAGGTATCTTAAAAGAGTTCTATAAAAAATTAGGTTTCGAAGTAAGATTCAGACCTGCTTACTTCCCGTACACATATCTCTCCACTGAAAGTGAAATCTATCTTGAAGAAAAAGGAAGCTGGATTGAACTTGGTGGTGCTGGAATGTTTAGACCAGAAGTATTGAAACCTTTAGGTATCAACCAGCCTGCACTTGCTTTTGGTATGGGTATTGAAAGGCTTGCAATGATAAGATACGATGTGGAAGACATCCGTATGCTTTACAAAAGTGATATCAAATGGCTTCGTGAACTGCCTGTATCAAGAGGAGTCGAATTATAA
- a CDS encoding exodeoxyribonuclease III, translated as MSIKLVSWNVNGIRAVSKKDEFWDWFENTDADIINFQEVRATQDKIPKKLADVEGFHQHFNEAEKKGYSGVGTYSKIEPLSVTRGLGVEELDSEGRVLKIEYPDFILYNIYFPNSGMNAKRLDFKVDFCNALLKQLVELKEEGKNIVITGDYNIAHNPIDVYNPKNCEGKSGYLPEERAWLDELEEAGFVDTFRIFDEGENNFTWWSYRTRARERNAGWRLDYFYVNEEIKDNVKSAEILADIYGSDHCPVTLELEF; from the coding sequence ATGTCAATCAAGCTGGTTTCTTGGAATGTTAACGGAATCAGGGCAGTTTCCAAAAAGGATGAATTTTGGGACTGGTTTGAAAATACTGACGCTGACATTATCAACTTTCAGGAAGTAAGAGCAACTCAGGATAAGATTCCTAAGAAATTGGCTGACGTTGAAGGATTTCATCAGCACTTCAATGAAGCTGAAAAGAAAGGATACAGCGGTGTTGGAACATACTCAAAAATTGAACCTTTAAGCGTAACTCGGGGTCTTGGAGTTGAAGAGCTTGACAGTGAAGGAAGAGTGCTGAAAATCGAGTATCCTGACTTTATCCTATACAATATTTATTTCCCGAACAGTGGAATGAATGCCAAAAGACTTGATTTCAAAGTTGATTTCTGCAATGCACTTCTCAAACAGTTGGTAGAACTTAAAGAGGAAGGCAAAAACATTGTTATCACAGGAGACTATAACATCGCTCACAATCCGATTGATGTTTATAATCCTAAAAACTGTGAAGGAAAATCCGGGTATCTGCCTGAAGAACGTGCATGGCTGGATGAGCTGGAAGAGGCAGGTTTTGTAGACACCTTCAGAATCTTTGATGAAGGCGAAAACAACTTTACATGGTGGAGCTATAGAACCCGTGCACGTGAAAGGAATGCCGGTTGGAGACTGGACTACTTTTATGTCAACGAAGAAATTAAGGATAATGTAAAATCAGCTGAGATATTGGCTGATATCTATGGTTCTGACCACTGTCCTGTCACTTTAGAACTTGAATTTTAA
- a CDS encoding TIGR02253 family HAD-type hydrolase — protein MNDDDRVVFFDIDGTLLDTTDFAETARKAAIGLMVDNGLPLDKDEAYGVLKTIIREKGSNYGKHFNMLTQVVLGHEDPMLVALGMTTYHNVKMALLRPFSETINTLIYLKSQGYRLAVISNGITIKQWEKLVRLNIYSFFDEVITSEEVGQEKPNKLIFDVALRKMNGNPEKSVMIGNKFKADALGAVNAGLSAILVNSDVTEEDREYIKQEKLDITIIEDIGDVNTIL, from the coding sequence ATGAACGATGATGACCGTGTGGTTTTCTTTGATATAGACGGAACATTATTGGACACAACAGATTTTGCTGAAACTGCAAGAAAAGCAGCTATCGGTTTGATGGTTGATAATGGACTGCCGCTTGATAAAGATGAAGCATACGGAGTTTTAAAAACTATTATTCGTGAAAAAGGATCAAATTATGGTAAGCATTTCAATATGTTAACCCAGGTTGTTCTGGGCCATGAAGATCCTATGCTTGTTGCACTTGGAATGACCACATACCACAATGTTAAAATGGCGCTTTTAAGACCATTTTCTGAAACTATCAATACATTGATTTATCTGAAAAGTCAGGGTTATCGTCTTGCAGTCATTTCAAACGGTATTACCATAAAGCAATGGGAAAAACTTGTAAGGCTCAACATCTACTCATTTTTTGATGAAGTAATTACTTCCGAAGAGGTTGGTCAGGAAAAGCCGAATAAACTTATTTTTGATGTTGCCCTTAGAAAAATGAATGGAAATCCTGAAAAATCAGTAATGATTGGAAATAAATTCAAGGCAGATGCTCTTGGAGCGGTCAATGCAGGATTAAGTGCAATTCTTGTAAATTCTGATGTAACAGAAGAAGACCGGGAATACATCAAACAGGAAAAATTAGATATTACAATTATTGAAGATATTGGTGACGTTAATACAATATTATAA
- a CDS encoding DNA polymerase domain-containing protein → MVSESPEQIALEAEIKAQAQKFLTYLNSTLPESMELEYEGFYRRGFFVSKKRYAVIEDGEIIAKGLELVRRDWAPIVKKTQEEVLMAILKEGDSDKAIKAVKKVLKRIKKGDVENKELIIHTQITKPLDQYKQVGPHVVAARKIEEHGIKVTRGTIIQYIIVKGKGSISQRAVPYEYSEGYAYDKDYYINNQLIPAVERIMYAFGYTRRDLEDMARGEVQQSLDAFF, encoded by the coding sequence TTGGTCAGTGAAAGCCCCGAACAAATTGCTCTTGAAGCGGAAATTAAAGCCCAAGCTCAAAAGTTTTTAACTTATCTCAATTCAACACTTCCCGAAAGCATGGAACTTGAATATGAAGGATTCTACAGAAGAGGATTTTTCGTAAGCAAAAAAAGATATGCAGTTATCGAAGACGGAGAGATTATAGCAAAAGGTCTTGAGCTTGTTAGAAGAGACTGGGCTCCTATTGTTAAAAAAACACAGGAAGAAGTTTTAATGGCAATTTTAAAAGAGGGGGATTCTGACAAGGCCATTAAAGCTGTAAAAAAAGTCCTTAAAAGAATCAAAAAGGGTGATGTTGAAAACAAGGAACTGATTATTCACACCCAGATTACCAAACCTCTTGACCAGTACAAACAGGTCGGACCCCATGTTGTTGCTGCAAGGAAAATCGAGGAACATGGCATTAAAGTAACAAGAGGAACCATCATACAGTATATAATCGTTAAAGGAAAAGGATCTATCAGCCAGCGTGCCGTACCATATGAATACAGTGAAGGATATGCATATGACAAGGACTATTATATCAACAACCAGCTGATACCTGCAGTTGAGAGAATCATGTATGCCTTCGGATACACAAGAAGAGACCTTGAAGATATGGCACGTGGAGAAGTCCAGCAGAGTCTGGATGCATTCTTCTAA
- a CDS encoding 30S ribosomal protein S8e, giving the protein MAISQGKSTRSPSGARNVANRGKRKSELGRDPAETRLDEKKLRKIRTRGGNEKLRLASGNKINVTDANGKTQVVDILGVVENTANPNYVRRNIITKGAIVETPEGNAKVTSRPGQDGIINGILI; this is encoded by the coding sequence ATGGCAATTTCTCAAGGAAAATCAACTAGAAGTCCATCCGGTGCAAGAAATGTTGCAAACCGTGGAAAAAGGAAATCCGAATTAGGAAGAGACCCAGCTGAAACTAGGTTAGATGAAAAAAAATTAAGAAAAATCAGAACCCGTGGCGGAAACGAAAAACTAAGATTAGCTTCCGGTAACAAAATCAACGTTACAGATGCTAATGGTAAAACCCAAGTAGTCGACATTCTTGGGGTAGTAGAAAACACCGCAAACCCTAACTACGTAAGAAGGAACATCATTACCAAAGGGGCTATTGTAGAAACTCCGGAAGGTAATGCAAAAGTTACATCTAGACCTGGTCAAGATGGTATTATCAACGGAATTTTAATTTAA
- the hypE gene encoding hydrogenase expression/formation protein HypE → MSDDKISMNHGAGGEVMANLIASTILDNITKKSVNGGISLDALDDGASIPLDDWEIVMTTDGHTIDPLFFPGGDIGRISAAGTINDVSVMGARPLAISNAIIMQEGFPIDDLDKIIKSLNETCQEVDVAVITGDTKVMPQDKIDGIVMVTTGIGIAKKGEVIRDSTLEVGDKIIVTGSLGDHGMSLMSFREGFGFDTDLKSDVAPMWNIIKKALDIGGVTAMKDPTRGGFANAINEMASKAGVGVVLEQDAIPIREEVHAVSEMLGIDPFEVANEGKVVMGVKADKAEEILEAIKGEKYGENAAIIGEVVEGDYVVVNTPIGGERILEAPIADPVPRVC, encoded by the coding sequence ATGTCAGACGATAAAATTAGTATGAATCATGGTGCTGGCGGAGAAGTTATGGCAAATTTAATTGCCAGCACAATATTGGATAATATCACTAAAAAAAGCGTAAATGGTGGAATTAGCTTAGATGCATTAGATGATGGAGCTTCCATTCCTTTAGATGACTGGGAAATTGTTATGACCACTGATGGTCACACAATCGATCCGTTGTTTTTCCCTGGCGGAGACATTGGTAGAATTTCCGCAGCAGGAACAATAAATGATGTTTCTGTAATGGGTGCACGTCCTCTTGCTATTTCCAATGCAATCATTATGCAGGAAGGATTTCCAATAGATGATCTGGATAAAATCATAAAATCCCTGAATGAAACCTGTCAGGAAGTTGATGTGGCTGTAATCACAGGAGATACCAAAGTAATGCCTCAGGATAAAATCGATGGAATTGTAATGGTAACCACCGGTATAGGTATAGCTAAAAAAGGTGAAGTGATTCGTGACTCAACATTGGAGGTCGGTGATAAAATCATTGTCACAGGAAGTTTAGGTGACCACGGAATGAGTTTGATGTCATTCAGGGAAGGATTCGGTTTTGACACTGATTTGAAATCTGATGTTGCTCCAATGTGGAATATTATCAAAAAAGCATTAGATATCGGGGGAGTTACTGCTATGAAAGACCCTACTCGTGGAGGATTTGCAAATGCAATCAATGAAATGGCTTCAAAAGCAGGAGTTGGTGTCGTCCTTGAACAGGATGCAATTCCTATCAGAGAAGAGGTTCATGCAGTATCTGAAATGTTAGGCATAGATCCGTTTGAAGTAGCTAATGAAGGTAAAGTTGTAATGGGAGTTAAAGCCGATAAGGCTGAAGAAATCCTTGAAGCCATCAAAGGCGAAAAATATGGTGAAAATGCAGCTATAATCGGCGAAGTGGTTGAAGGAGATTATGTTGTAGTCAACACTCCTATTGGCGGTGAAAGAATTCTCGAAGCACCTATCGCTGACCCGGTTCCTAGAGTATGTTAA
- a CDS encoding RDD family protein yields the protein MASVFSRRIFAYIIDFFIVSAVMAIISYLLSLTINPTEISSVYAYFPYIAPVLGFFYFVLCEKAKGATVGKALLYLEVRSKNGSYMNWAQAIVRNVTKIYWIPIIFDWLIGRIMNTDRLFGNITRTVVVNAIN from the coding sequence ATGGCATCAGTTTTTTCCAGAAGAATATTTGCATACATAATTGACTTCTTTATAGTATCTGCAGTAATGGCAATAATTTCATATTTGCTGTCCCTGACAATAAATCCTACAGAAATTTCTTCAGTATATGCATATTTCCCTTATATAGCTCCTGTTTTAGGATTCTTTTACTTTGTCCTTTGTGAAAAAGCTAAAGGAGCAACTGTAGGTAAAGCATTACTTTATCTTGAAGTAAGGTCTAAAAACGGTTCATATATGAATTGGGCACAGGCTATCGTACGTAATGTCACTAAAATATACTGGATACCAATCATCTTCGATTGGCTAATCGGCAGAATAATGAACACTGACAGACTGTTTGGTAATATTACACGTACTGTCGTTGTTAACGCTATAAATTAA
- a CDS encoding thermonuclease family protein → MNKQKISIILLIIFLVTIGLTIANALLADSNSIEKKSGSLTIGGKTVHYDNAGKCVDVIDGNTIQVYGVGRVQLTQIKTDATNSNAEKFVKDACLGKTVYLDIDDKQPQDRYGRTLAIVYTDTTDVNKELIDQKLAEISYFEPSEFKKGEV, encoded by the coding sequence ATGAACAAACAGAAAATATCCATTATACTGCTGATAATCTTTTTAGTAACAATCGGCCTTACAATAGCCAATGCGCTTTTAGCTGATTCAAACAGCATTGAAAAGAAAAGCGGAAGCCTTACTATTGGCGGGAAAACAGTGCACTATGACAATGCAGGCAAATGCGTCGATGTCATTGACGGCAATACCATTCAGGTTTACGGAGTGGGCAGAGTCCAGCTGACACAGATAAAAACAGATGCAACAAACAGCAATGCGGAAAAATTCGTCAAGGATGCATGCCTTGGAAAAACAGTTTATCTTGATATTGACGATAAGCAGCCACAGGACAGATACGGAAGGACATTGGCTATTGTATACACTGATACAACAGATGTAAACAAAGAGCTGATTGACCAGAAACTAGCTGAAATATCTTATTTCGAACCAAGTGAGTTTAAAAAGGGTGAAGTTTAA
- the cas4 gene encoding CRISPR-associated protein Cas4, protein MEQKNITGYEKEYESKQHPDIKGVQIIEGKNNFPISWLNQQGYCEYQIYLEYMKGIETPSTPEMTHGSDIHHQLEDIFKQDSTPSTFEDAVEASKTDASMSREVFVIAPEYGIRGHIDEIWMKPDEIVIIDDKPGRTPYISTMNQVRAYCLAFKSMTGDERKMKAALRERGTDNLFWIEIFTPEVEKEIKFTIERMQGLLDGTKPFVPTKNANKCRSCRYKRYCEHYKKE, encoded by the coding sequence ATGGAACAAAAAAACATTACTGGATATGAAAAAGAATATGAAAGCAAACAGCATCCTGACATTAAAGGTGTTCAAATAATCGAAGGTAAAAACAATTTCCCAATCAGCTGGTTGAATCAGCAAGGATATTGTGAATACCAGATATATCTCGAATACATGAAAGGTATAGAAACACCATCCACACCTGAAATGACACATGGAAGCGACATCCACCACCAGCTTGAAGACATCTTCAAACAAGACTCAACACCTTCAACATTTGAAGATGCAGTTGAAGCGTCAAAAACTGATGCATCAATGTCAAGGGAAGTCTTTGTAATAGCTCCAGAATACGGAATAAGAGGCCACATCGATGAAATATGGATGAAACCTGATGAAATCGTGATAATCGATGACAAACCTGGACGTACACCATATATATCCACAATGAACCAGGTCAGAGCATACTGCCTTGCATTTAAAAGCATGACTGGCGATGAAAGGAAAATGAAAGCAGCATTAAGAGAAAGAGGAACCGACAACCTGTTCTGGATTGAAATATTCACACCTGAAGTGGAAAAGGAAATCAAATTCACAATTGAGAGAATGCAGGGACTTCTTGACGGAACAAAACCGTTCGTTCCAACCAAAAACGCAAACAAATGCAGATCCTGCAGATACAAACGTTACTGTGAACACTACAAGAAAGAATAA
- a CDS encoding radical SAM protein: protein MHYVTSKSILSKDNGMNLYRGCTHGCIYCDSRSDVYNMDHDFEDIEVKQNSLELLKKELIKKTPSMIGTGAMTDPYVPLEGHLKYLRRALEMIYKYGFGFTCITKSDLVLRDLDLLLKINEKSKAVVQMTLTTSDDDLSSILEPNVCTTSRRVDVLKKLSDAGIPTIVWLCPILPYINDTEDNIGRIIDYCIESNVKGILCFGMGLTLRDGNREYFYSKLDENFPGLKETYIKKYANSYSLPSPDEGKLMDIFKKRTSANGILNDPDEIFRYLHEFPEKTYQSTLNFK from the coding sequence ATGCATTATGTCACATCCAAAAGCATACTGTCCAAAGACAACGGAATGAATCTCTACAGAGGATGCACCCACGGATGCATCTACTGTGATTCAAGAAGCGATGTCTATAACATGGACCATGACTTTGAAGATATAGAGGTTAAGCAGAATTCCCTGGAACTTCTTAAAAAGGAGCTAATCAAAAAAACGCCGTCAATGATTGGAACAGGTGCAATGACAGATCCTTACGTTCCTCTTGAAGGCCATCTTAAATATCTGCGAAGGGCACTGGAGATGATATATAAATACGGATTCGGATTTACATGCATCACCAAATCAGACCTGGTTTTAAGGGATCTGGATTTGCTTTTGAAAATCAATGAAAAATCTAAGGCGGTAGTTCAGATGACTCTGACTACATCAGATGATGATTTGTCTAGCATACTGGAGCCAAATGTCTGCACTACTTCACGGCGTGTTGATGTCCTAAAAAAGCTGAGTGATGCCGGAATTCCAACAATCGTGTGGTTGTGTCCGATTCTTCCATACATTAACGACACCGAAGATAATATTGGCCGGATTATAGATTACTGCATTGAATCGAATGTTAAAGGAATACTGTGCTTTGGAATGGGCTTGACATTAAGGGACGGCAACAGAGAGTATTTCTACTCAAAGCTTGATGAAAATTTCCCCGGCCTCAAAGAGACCTACATTAAAAAATATGCAAACTCTTATTCCCTTCCAAGTCCCGATGAGGGCAAACTCATGGACATTTTCAAAAAAAGAACTTCTGCCAATGGAATTTTAAACGATCCTGATGAAATATTCAGGTATCTTCATGAATTTCCCGAGAAAACCTACCAGTCCACCTTAAATTTTAAATAG